Proteins encoded together in one Gigantopelta aegis isolate Gae_Host chromosome 8, Gae_host_genome, whole genome shotgun sequence window:
- the LOC121379899 gene encoding multiple inositol polyphosphate phosphatase 1-like: MLNLYVLFVRVFIACSIVVHSLNAFSNFATKTSYDSIHNPDDLGVEDEFNSVDVNKLTCQAAHASALIRHGTRFPGQNDVHEISEIHKVMKDHLDELKFETLTKWTNHFPNNNEKTLMDMGEDEQFHLGRRMAHRLKSLFVDENIDDDFRFSVSSKQRSQDSARAFFEGFTEVLTGEASDDIDPELSDETLRFHERCHKFIITVDRNETALHEYKKFKQSKLIQNILSKIVSKYALPPDVLSAGNIRTMYIICAYEMALFKKSPWCDMFDEEDAKVIEYLSDLKHYYKNGYGYDIIREQSCPLVADMFGIMDDAISALEEPLEDSDEDTAAYTLGNFYFGHAETIGPLYAALGLFNDSEPLRADNYDKHHNRLFRTSNIIPFSANLMFVLYECEPQISDTEDDTAEYMLKLFVNEKVQKIPGCDGDICPYEYVRKRYEKYIDDCNFRKTCAVGYKVKDEL; encoded by the exons ATGCTtaacctgtatgttttatttgtaagGGTTTTTATAGCATGTTCGATTGTAGTTCATTCCCTGAATGCGTTCAGTAATTTTGCAACGAAAACGTCATATGATTCGATTCACAATCCAGATGATCTTGGCGTTGAAGATGAATTCAACAGCGTTGACGTTAACAAATTGACATGTCAAGCAGCGCACGCAAGTGCGTTGATAAGACACGGTACACGATTCCCAGGCCAGAATGACGTACATGAAATATCCGAGATTCATAAAGTGATGAAAGATCAtttagatgaattaaaatttgaAACTCTTACAAAATGGACCAATcattttccaaataataatgaaaagacACTAATGGACATGGGGGAGGACGAACAGTTTCACCTTGGGCGGAGAATGGCTCACAGGCTAAAGTCTCTTTTCGTAGATGAAAACATTGATGATGATTTTCGTTTTTCTGTATCCAGCAAACAGAGAAGCCAGGACAGCGCTCGTGCATTTTTTGAGGGATTCACAGAGGTTCTGACAGGCGAAGCTTCTGATGATATTGATCCTGAACTTAGTGATGAAACACTGAGATTTCATGAAAGATGTCACAAGTTTATTATCACTGTTGACCGTAATGAGACGGCACTTCATGAGtacaaaaaatttaaacagAGCAAACTGATCCAAAACATTCTGAGCAAAATTGTTTCAAAGTATGCTCTTCCACCAGATGTATTATCAGCag GAAACATCCGAACAATGTACATTATTTGTGCTTACGAAATGGCACTGTTCAAGAAGTCTCCCTGGTGCGATATGTTTGATGAAGAAGATGCTAAAGTCATAGAATATCTTTCTGACCTAAAG cATTACTACAAAAATGGGTATGGCTATGACATCATTCGTGAGCAGAGCTGCCCTCTTGTGGCCGATATGTTTGGAATAATGGATGATGCTATTTCCGCGCTCGAGGAGCCGCTGGAAGACAGCGATGAAGACACTGCAGC atatacGCTTGGAAATTTCTACTTTGGACATGCCGAAACAATTGGACCATTATACGCAGCACTGGGATTGTTCAATGACTCCGAACCACTAAGGGCAGATAACTACGACAAGCACCACAACCGTCTTTTTCGTACAAGTAACATTATTCCATTCTCAGCAAATCTGATGTTTGTGCTGTACGAATGTGAACCACAGATTTCCGATACTGAAGACGACACTGCAGAATACATGCTCAAACTCTTTGTTAATGAAAAGGTTCAGAAAATACCAGGATGTGATGGCGACATCTGTCCATACGAATATGTCAGGAAGAGATACGAGAAATATATTGATGACTGTAATTTTAGAAAAACTTGTGCTGTTGGATATAAAGTGAAAGATGAATTATGA